In Rhodococcus rhodochrous, a single genomic region encodes these proteins:
- a CDS encoding helix-turn-helix transcriptional regulator, whose protein sequence is MKYPSDTIDTAERAGHAPAATASRVEDTRKNPASAGREIPEGQTRAAVVQLLLEEGPITAPEIGERLGLSAAGVRRHLDALIESGEAQAAAPPRRQGRGRGRPARRFQLTAVGRARLGHSYDDLATAAMRHLRELGGDAAVEDFARRRVDSILGTVAPADENVDDVESVAEEIAGAFTASGFAASTRRVGTGVQICQHHCPVSHVAEQFPELCEAEQEAFVRILGTHVQRLATIANGDAFCTTHVPVLPRADVPRPEPPT, encoded by the coding sequence GTGAAATACCCGTCCGACACCATCGACACCGCAGAACGCGCAGGTCACGCACCTGCCGCGACGGCGTCGCGCGTCGAGGACACCCGCAAGAATCCTGCTTCGGCAGGTCGCGAGATCCCGGAGGGGCAGACCCGCGCCGCCGTCGTGCAGCTGCTGCTCGAAGAAGGTCCCATCACCGCGCCGGAGATCGGCGAGCGTCTGGGGCTCAGCGCCGCGGGCGTGCGACGCCATCTCGACGCGCTCATCGAGTCCGGCGAGGCGCAGGCCGCCGCGCCGCCGCGCCGGCAGGGACGCGGTCGTGGCCGTCCCGCCCGCCGCTTCCAGCTCACCGCTGTCGGGCGCGCCCGCCTCGGACATTCCTACGACGATCTTGCCACCGCCGCCATGCGGCACCTCCGCGAACTCGGCGGCGACGCCGCCGTGGAGGACTTTGCGCGACGCCGCGTGGACTCGATCCTCGGCACCGTCGCACCCGCCGACGAGAACGTCGACGACGTCGAGAGTGTCGCCGAGGAGATCGCCGGGGCGTTCACCGCCTCCGGTTTCGCGGCCTCGACCCGCCGCGTCGGCACCGGCGTGCAGATCTGCCAGCACCACTGCCCGGTCTCGCACGTCGCGGAGCAGTTCCCCGAACTGTGCGAGGCGGAGCAGGAGGCCTTCGTGCGGATCCTCGGAACCCACGTCCAACGCCTCGCGACGATCGCGAACGGCGACGCCTTCTGCACGACACACGTGCCCGTTCTCCCCAGAGCGGATGTGCCCCGTCCGGAGCCGCCCACGTGA
- the sufB gene encoding Fe-S cluster assembly protein SufB — MTVASDQTSGTAPLTQEETIDSLGHYEYGWADPDTAGATAQRGLSEEVVRDISAKKNEPEWMLDIRLKALRTFDKKPMPVWGSNLDGIDFDNIKYFVRSTEKQAASWDELPEDIKNTYDKLGIPEAEKQRLIAGVAAQYESEVVYHQIREDLESQGVIFLDTDSGLREHPELFKEYFGTVIPAGDNKFSALNTAVWSGGSFIYVPPGVHVDIPLQAYFRINTENMGQFERTLIIVDEGASVHYVEGCTAPIYKSDSLHSAVVEIIVKKGGHCRYTTIQNWSNNVYNLVTKRTKVEAGGSMEWIDGNIGSKVTMKYPAVWMMGEHARGEVLSVAFAGEGQHQDTGAKMLHLAPHTSSTIVSKSVARGGGRASYRGLVQVNKGAHGSKSTVKCDALLVDQISRSDTYPYVDIREDDVTMGHEATVSKVSDDQLFYLMSRGLDEDEAMAMVVRGFVEPIAKELPMEYALELNRLIELQMEGAVG; from the coding sequence ATGACCGTCGCATCGGATCAGACGTCCGGAACCGCGCCGCTGACGCAGGAAGAGACGATCGATTCTCTCGGCCACTACGAATACGGCTGGGCGGACCCCGACACCGCCGGCGCCACGGCGCAGCGCGGCCTGTCCGAAGAGGTCGTGCGGGACATCTCCGCCAAGAAGAACGAGCCCGAGTGGATGCTCGACATCCGCCTCAAGGCGCTGCGCACCTTCGACAAGAAGCCGATGCCGGTGTGGGGCTCGAACCTCGACGGGATCGACTTCGACAACATCAAGTACTTCGTGCGCTCGACGGAGAAGCAGGCCGCGAGCTGGGACGAGCTCCCCGAGGACATCAAGAACACCTACGACAAGCTGGGCATCCCGGAGGCCGAGAAGCAGCGCCTCATCGCCGGTGTCGCCGCCCAGTACGAATCCGAGGTGGTCTACCACCAGATCCGCGAGGACCTCGAGAGCCAGGGCGTGATCTTCCTCGACACCGACTCGGGTCTGCGTGAGCACCCCGAGCTGTTCAAGGAGTACTTCGGCACGGTCATCCCCGCCGGCGACAACAAGTTCTCCGCTCTGAACACCGCGGTGTGGTCGGGTGGCTCGTTCATCTACGTCCCGCCGGGTGTGCACGTCGACATCCCGCTGCAGGCCTACTTCCGCATCAACACGGAGAACATGGGCCAGTTCGAGCGGACCCTGATCATTGTCGACGAGGGCGCCTCGGTGCACTACGTCGAGGGCTGCACCGCGCCGATCTACAAGTCCGATTCGCTGCACTCCGCGGTCGTCGAGATCATCGTCAAGAAGGGCGGCCACTGCCGCTACACGACCATCCAGAACTGGTCGAACAACGTCTACAACCTGGTGACCAAGCGCACCAAGGTCGAGGCCGGCGGCTCGATGGAATGGATCGACGGCAACATCGGTTCCAAGGTGACGATGAAGTACCCGGCCGTGTGGATGATGGGCGAGCACGCTCGCGGTGAGGTGCTCTCCGTCGCCTTCGCCGGCGAGGGCCAGCACCAGGACACCGGCGCGAAGATGCTGCACCTGGCTCCGCACACCTCCTCGACCATCGTGTCGAAGTCGGTGGCGCGCGGCGGTGGACGTGCCTCCTACCGCGGCCTCGTGCAGGTCAACAAGGGCGCTCACGGCTCGAAGTCGACCGTCAAGTGCGACGCGCTGCTCGTCGACCAGATCAGCCGATCCGACACCTACCCGTACGTGGACATCCGTGAGGACGACGTCACGATGGGTCACGAGGCGACCGTCTCGAAGGTGAGCGACGACCAGCTGTTCTACCTCATGAGCCGCGGACTCGACGAGGACGAGGCCATGGCGATGGTGGTGCGCGGGTTCGTCGAGCCCATCGCCAAGGAACTGCCGATGGAGTACGCCCTCGAACTCAACCGCCTGATCGAACTGCAGATGGAAGGGGCAGTCGGCTAA
- the sufD gene encoding Fe-S cluster assembly protein SufD, with the protein MTAEAKNTPATGVQDAVRAENRAPAINKGEVFTSFDVNAFEVPSGRDEVWRFTPLRRLRGLHDGTAPATGTATVEVTPVDGVQVETVARDDARLGKAGVPFDRIAAQAYSSFETATVLTVGREVEVAEPVTVTITGPGEGAVAYGHVQIRLEAFAKLTLVIDQRGSGTYAENIEFVLGDSAQLKVVAVQDWADDAVHVAAHHARLGRDAVLRHFTVALGGDLVRVSATTKYDGPGGDAELLGLYFADAGQHFEQRLLVDHSQPNCKSNVVYKGALQGDPASGKPDAHTVWIGDVLIRAEAEGTDTFELNRNLVLTDGARADSVPNLEIETGEIVGAGHASATGRFDDEQLFYLRARGIPEKEARRLVVRGFFHELLERITVTEVRERLEAAIEAELAAVGA; encoded by the coding sequence ATGACTGCGGAAGCGAAGAACACTCCTGCTACCGGAGTGCAGGATGCCGTGCGCGCCGAGAACCGTGCCCCGGCGATCAATAAGGGTGAGGTCTTCACGTCGTTCGACGTGAACGCCTTCGAGGTTCCCTCGGGACGCGACGAGGTCTGGCGGTTCACCCCGCTGCGCCGTCTGCGCGGTCTGCACGACGGCACCGCTCCCGCGACCGGCACCGCGACCGTCGAGGTCACCCCGGTCGACGGCGTGCAGGTCGAGACCGTGGCACGCGACGACGCGCGACTCGGGAAGGCCGGCGTGCCGTTCGACCGGATCGCAGCTCAGGCGTACTCGTCGTTCGAGACCGCGACCGTCCTCACCGTCGGCCGCGAGGTCGAGGTCGCCGAGCCCGTCACCGTTACGATCACGGGCCCGGGCGAGGGCGCCGTCGCCTACGGGCACGTGCAGATCCGGCTCGAGGCGTTCGCCAAGCTCACGCTCGTCATCGACCAGCGTGGCAGCGGCACCTACGCCGAGAACATCGAGTTCGTGCTCGGCGACAGCGCACAGCTGAAGGTCGTCGCGGTGCAGGACTGGGCCGACGACGCCGTCCACGTCGCCGCGCACCACGCCCGCCTCGGCCGCGACGCCGTGCTGCGCCACTTCACCGTGGCGCTCGGCGGCGATCTCGTGCGTGTGTCGGCTACCACCAAGTACGACGGCCCCGGCGGCGACGCCGAATTGCTCGGCCTGTACTTCGCCGACGCCGGTCAGCACTTCGAGCAGCGCCTGCTCGTCGACCACTCGCAGCCCAACTGCAAGTCGAACGTCGTGTACAAGGGTGCGTTGCAGGGCGATCCGGCCTCCGGCAAGCCCGACGCGCACACCGTGTGGATCGGCGACGTGCTCATCCGCGCAGAGGCCGAGGGCACCGACACCTTCGAGCTCAACCGCAACCTGGTGCTCACCGACGGTGCGCGTGCCGACTCGGTGCCGAACCTCGAGATCGAGACCGGTGAGATCGTCGGTGCCGGACACGCGTCGGCGACCGGCCGCTTCGACGACGAGCAGCTGTTCTACCTGCGTGCTCGCGGCATCCCCGAAAAGGAAGCGCGTCGCCTCGTCGTCCGCGGTTTCTTCCACGAACTGCTCGAGCGCATCACGGTCACCGAGGTCCGCGAACGGCTCGAGGCCGCCATCGAGGCGGAACTCGCCGCCGTCGGCGCCTGA
- the sufC gene encoding Fe-S cluster assembly ATPase SufC, whose product MSTPSNVLEIKDLHVRVAQTDENAEPIDILKGVNLTVRSGETHAIMGPNGSGKSTLSYAIAGHPKYEVTSGTITLNGEDVLEMSVDERARAGLFLAMQYPVEVPGVSMSNFLRTAATAVRGEAPKLRHWVKEVKQAMSELDIDPAFGERSVNEGFSGGEKKRHEILQLGLLKPKIAILDETDSGLDVDALRVVSEGVNRYQENENGGVLLITHYTRILRYIKPQFVHVFVGGRVVESGGPELADELETNGYVRFTQAATQGA is encoded by the coding sequence ATGTCCACACCTTCGAACGTCCTCGAGATCAAGGACCTGCACGTCCGCGTCGCACAGACCGACGAGAACGCCGAGCCGATCGACATCCTCAAGGGCGTGAACCTCACGGTCCGCTCGGGTGAGACGCACGCCATCATGGGCCCCAACGGCTCCGGCAAGTCCACCCTGTCGTACGCGATCGCCGGCCACCCCAAGTACGAGGTCACCTCGGGCACCATCACCCTCAACGGTGAGGACGTGCTCGAGATGAGCGTCGACGAGCGCGCCCGCGCCGGCCTGTTCCTCGCCATGCAGTACCCGGTCGAGGTTCCCGGCGTGTCGATGTCGAACTTCCTCCGCACCGCCGCGACCGCCGTGCGCGGCGAAGCCCCCAAGCTGCGCCACTGGGTCAAGGAGGTCAAGCAGGCGATGTCCGAGCTGGACATCGATCCCGCCTTCGGCGAGCGCAGCGTCAACGAGGGCTTCTCCGGCGGCGAGAAGAAGCGCCACGAGATCCTTCAGCTGGGTCTGCTCAAGCCGAAGATCGCCATCCTCGACGAGACCGACTCCGGCCTCGACGTGGACGCGCTGCGCGTCGTCTCCGAGGGCGTGAACCGCTACCAGGAGAACGAGAACGGCGGCGTCCTGCTCATCACCCACTACACCCGCATCCTGCGCTACATCAAGCCGCAGTTCGTGCACGTCTTCGTGGGTGGCCGCGTCGTCGAGTCCGGTGGCCCGGAGCTCGCCGACGAGCTCGAGACCAACGGCTACGTTCGTTTCACCCAGGCAGCAACGCAAGGAGCGTGA
- a CDS encoding cysteine desulfurase, which translates to MTVPVRTLDIARIRADFPILARTVRDGKPLVYLDSGATSQRPVQVLDAEREFLATRNAAVHRGAHALSEEATDSYEDARAVIAAFVGVDIDEVVFTKNATESLNLVAYAFADERFPHRLGPGDEIVVTELEHHANLVPWQELARRTGATLRWYGVTDDGRIDLDSLTLTEAVKVVAFTHQSNVTGAVAPVEEIVRRAKEVGAVVVLDACQSVPHMAVDFRALGVDFAAFSGHKMFGPSGVGVLYGRRDLLADVPPFITGGSMIETVTMEATTFAAPPQRFEAGSPMVSQAVGLGAAVRYLQDIGMDAVAAHEHELTAAALAELGGIDGVRIIGPTTAEQRGGAVSFVVDGIHAHDLGQILDDEGVEIRVGHHCAWPLHRRFGVAATARASFAVYNTPDEVQALGAAIRRAQKFFGEA; encoded by the coding sequence ATGACGGTGCCGGTGCGGACCTTGGACATCGCCCGGATCAGGGCCGATTTCCCGATCCTCGCGCGCACGGTGCGCGACGGCAAACCCCTGGTCTACCTCGACTCGGGGGCCACCTCCCAGCGCCCGGTGCAGGTGCTCGACGCCGAGCGTGAGTTCCTCGCGACGCGGAACGCGGCCGTGCACCGCGGTGCGCACGCGTTGTCGGAGGAGGCGACCGACTCGTACGAGGACGCCCGCGCCGTCATCGCGGCCTTCGTCGGGGTCGACATCGACGAGGTGGTGTTCACCAAGAACGCCACCGAGTCGCTCAACCTCGTCGCGTACGCCTTCGCCGACGAACGGTTCCCGCACCGGCTCGGACCCGGTGACGAGATCGTCGTCACCGAGCTCGAGCACCACGCGAATCTCGTTCCGTGGCAGGAACTCGCGCGGCGTACGGGTGCCACCCTGCGCTGGTACGGCGTCACCGACGACGGCCGCATCGACCTCGATTCGCTGACGCTGACCGAGGCTGTGAAGGTCGTGGCGTTCACGCACCAGTCGAACGTGACCGGTGCGGTCGCTCCCGTCGAGGAGATCGTGCGGCGTGCGAAGGAGGTCGGCGCGGTCGTCGTGCTCGACGCATGCCAGTCGGTACCGCACATGGCCGTCGACTTCCGTGCTCTCGGTGTGGATTTCGCGGCGTTCTCCGGGCACAAGATGTTCGGTCCGTCCGGCGTCGGTGTCCTCTACGGTCGCCGCGACCTGCTCGCCGACGTGCCCCCGTTCATCACCGGTGGCTCGATGATCGAGACGGTGACGATGGAGGCCACGACCTTCGCCGCACCGCCGCAGCGATTCGAAGCCGGATCGCCCATGGTCTCGCAGGCCGTCGGCCTCGGTGCCGCCGTGCGCTACCTGCAGGACATCGGGATGGACGCCGTCGCCGCGCACGAACACGAGCTGACCGCTGCCGCGCTCGCCGAGCTCGGCGGCATCGACGGCGTACGCATCATCGGACCCACGACTGCCGAACAGCGGGGCGGGGCGGTGTCGTTCGTCGTGGACGGCATCCACGCCCATGATCTCGGCCAGATCCTGGACGACGAGGGCGTCGAGATCCGGGTCGGACACCACTGCGCCTGGCCGCTGCACCGTCGCTTCGGAGTGGCCGCGACCGCCCGCGCATCGTTCGCCGTGTACAACACGCCGGACGAGGTGCAGGCGCTCGGCGCGGCGATCCGGCGCGCCCAGAAGTTCTTCGGGGAGGCGTGA
- the sufU gene encoding Fe-S cluster assembly sulfur transfer protein SufU, whose translation MRMEQMYQEVILDHYKHPHNRGLREPFGAEVHHVNPTCGDEVTLRVHIDGDTVADVSYDGQGCSISQASTSVLTDQVIGVPLGDALKIVEGFVEMVGSRGTVEGDEDLIGDGIAFAGVAKYPARVKCALLGWMAFKDAVAQTVDAAPADLAGGAHTLSSGGQN comes from the coding sequence ATGCGGATGGAGCAGATGTACCAGGAAGTGATCCTGGACCACTACAAGCACCCGCACAATCGCGGACTGCGCGAGCCGTTCGGCGCCGAAGTGCACCACGTCAACCCGACCTGCGGCGACGAGGTGACCCTGCGCGTGCACATCGACGGCGACACCGTCGCCGACGTCTCCTACGACGGGCAGGGCTGCTCGATCAGCCAGGCGTCGACGTCCGTGCTCACCGACCAGGTGATCGGTGTTCCGCTCGGCGACGCGCTGAAGATCGTCGAGGGGTTCGTCGAGATGGTCGGCAGCCGCGGCACCGTCGAGGGCGACGAGGACCTGATCGGCGACGGCATCGCGTTCGCCGGCGTCGCGAAGTACCCGGCGCGCGTGAAGTGCGCGTTGCTGGGCTGGATGGCCTTCAAGGACGCGGTCGCGCAGACCGTGGACGCCGCCCCCGCCGACCTGGCAGGTGGCGCGCACACCCTTTCGAGCGGAGGACAGAACTGA
- a CDS encoding metal-sulfur cluster assembly factor translates to MTEPAPGTVNTDENPTAESGEDETSTLVAATAPPLDPGRLDELEEALRDVVDPELGINVVDLGLVYGISEVDETVTVDMTLTSAACPLTDVIEEQAKGALVRSGLCDELRINWVWMPPWGPDKITDDGREQLRALGFTV, encoded by the coding sequence ATGACCGAACCCGCACCGGGCACCGTGAACACCGACGAGAATCCGACGGCCGAGTCCGGCGAGGACGAGACCTCGACGCTGGTCGCGGCCACGGCTCCGCCGCTGGATCCGGGCCGCCTCGACGAACTCGAGGAAGCGCTGCGCGACGTCGTCGACCCCGAGCTCGGCATCAACGTCGTCGATCTCGGTCTCGTCTACGGGATCTCCGAGGTCGACGAGACCGTGACCGTGGACATGACGCTGACCTCGGCGGCGTGCCCCCTCACCGATGTCATCGAGGAGCAGGCCAAGGGCGCACTCGTGCGCAGCGGCCTGTGCGACGAGCTGCGTATCAACTGGGTGTGGATGCCGCCGTGGGGTCCCGACAAGATCACCGACGACGGACGCGAGCAACTGCGCGCACTCGGGTTCACCGTCTGA
- a CDS encoding Ku protein, translating to MRSIWKGSLAFGLVNVPVKVYSATESHDISFHQVHAKDGGRIKYQRVCTECGEVVPYQDIDKAYDSEDGERVVLTDEDFDKLPAAEKHEIPVLQFVPTEQIDPILFEKSYYLEPDSSSPKAYGLLAATLEQSDRTALVHFTLRQRTRLAALRTRDGLLILQTLLWPDEVRAAEFESLDDIEKPKQRELAMAETLVESMSDDFDPTEFTDEYQVELRTLIDEALARGGEKVFQVAEPDTDEEDAEVLDLVAALQRSVDAADKKVPSGSSSGGKKSSKDDDEDEDEGAKKKAPAKKTASKSTASKSTAKKSPAKKSTAKKTASKSAAAKKSPAKKTAAKKTSGERKGA from the coding sequence ATGCGGTCGATCTGGAAAGGCTCACTCGCGTTCGGCCTCGTCAACGTCCCGGTGAAGGTGTATTCGGCCACCGAGTCGCACGACATCTCCTTCCACCAGGTGCACGCGAAGGACGGCGGGCGGATCAAATATCAGCGCGTGTGCACCGAGTGCGGTGAGGTCGTCCCCTACCAGGACATCGACAAGGCGTACGACTCCGAGGACGGCGAGCGGGTGGTGCTCACCGACGAGGATTTCGACAAGCTCCCCGCCGCCGAGAAGCACGAGATCCCGGTGCTGCAGTTCGTGCCCACCGAGCAGATCGATCCGATCCTGTTCGAGAAGTCCTACTATCTCGAACCCGATTCGTCGTCGCCGAAGGCCTACGGCCTGCTCGCCGCGACCCTCGAACAGAGCGACCGGACGGCGCTGGTGCACTTCACCCTTCGTCAGCGCACCCGGTTGGCGGCGCTGCGCACCCGCGACGGACTGCTCATCCTGCAGACCCTGTTGTGGCCCGACGAGGTCCGCGCGGCCGAGTTCGAGTCGCTGGACGACATCGAGAAGCCGAAGCAACGCGAACTCGCGATGGCCGAGACCCTCGTCGAGTCGATGTCCGACGATTTCGATCCCACCGAGTTCACCGACGAGTACCAGGTGGAACTGCGCACCCTGATCGACGAGGCCCTCGCCCGCGGCGGCGAGAAGGTCTTCCAGGTCGCCGAACCCGACACCGACGAAGAGGACGCCGAGGTCCTCGACCTCGTTGCGGCCCTGCAGCGCAGCGTCGACGCGGCGGACAAGAAGGTCCCCTCCGGTTCGTCCTCCGGCGGGAAGAAGTCCTCGAAGGACGACGACGAAGACGAGGACGAGGGCGCGAAGAAGAAGGCCCCCGCGAAGAAGACCGCATCGAAGAGCACGGCGTCGAAGAGCACGGCGAAGAAGAGTCCCGCGAAGAAGAGCACAGCGAAGAAGACCGCGTCCAAGAGTGCGGCGGCCAAGAAGAGTCCTGCGAAGAAGACGGCCGCCAAGAAGACCTCCGGCGAACGCAAAGGCGCCTGA
- a CDS encoding lycopene cyclase family protein: MTHLPPTDLVVAGLGPAGRALAFRAAAAGLSVTAVDVRPQRRWTATYAAWADELPAWLPDEVVAAHIDSPAAWTTGPHTVDRAYRVLDTTRLQEFLALDEVTVVTGRVRDVDADGVVLGDGRRMPARYVVDARGVPADPGHAQQTAFGLIVDDAIASPALDGHAAWFMDWRRDNGTGPDDVPSFLYAVPAGDGRTIVEETCLVGRPALGLGELERRLHVRLEARGVRTTGDEVVERVRFAVEGAPTAPGVVGFGARGGLMHPATGYAVATALSTADAVVDAMRRGEDPDRVLWPVRARSVATLRQMGLRVLLRLDARGAIEFFDAFFALPVEQQRAYLSGRDDATGVAATMWRLFRVLPMDARMTILRSLR; encoded by the coding sequence GTGACCCACCTTCCCCCCACCGACCTCGTCGTGGCCGGACTCGGTCCCGCCGGCCGTGCGCTGGCGTTCCGGGCGGCCGCGGCCGGACTGTCGGTGACGGCCGTCGACGTGCGCCCGCAGCGCCGGTGGACCGCGACCTACGCGGCGTGGGCCGACGAACTACCCGCCTGGCTGCCCGACGAGGTGGTGGCAGCGCACATCGACAGCCCCGCAGCATGGACGACCGGACCCCACACCGTCGATCGCGCCTACCGGGTGCTGGACACGACGCGCCTGCAGGAGTTCCTCGCCCTCGATGAGGTCACGGTGGTGACGGGCCGGGTACGCGACGTCGATGCGGACGGTGTGGTCCTCGGGGACGGTCGCAGGATGCCTGCGCGCTACGTCGTCGATGCCCGCGGGGTTCCCGCCGATCCGGGACACGCTCAGCAGACGGCGTTCGGGCTGATCGTGGACGATGCGATCGCTTCTCCGGCGCTCGACGGTCACGCCGCCTGGTTCATGGACTGGCGTCGCGACAACGGCACCGGCCCCGACGACGTGCCGTCCTTCCTGTACGCGGTGCCCGCCGGTGACGGACGCACGATCGTCGAGGAGACCTGCCTCGTCGGTCGCCCGGCACTCGGTCTCGGCGAACTCGAACGGCGCCTGCACGTCCGCCTCGAAGCGCGCGGCGTGCGTACGACCGGCGACGAGGTGGTCGAACGGGTGCGCTTCGCCGTCGAGGGCGCACCGACGGCACCCGGGGTGGTCGGCTTCGGCGCTCGCGGTGGCCTCATGCATCCCGCAACGGGATACGCGGTGGCGACCGCCCTGTCCACGGCGGATGCGGTGGTCGATGCGATGCGTCGCGGCGAGGATCCGGACCGCGTCCTGTGGCCTGTCCGCGCCCGCTCCGTGGCGACCCTCCGGCAGATGGGACTGCGGGTCCTGCTGCGACTCGACGCACGCGGAGCGATCGAGTTCTTCGACGCGTTCTTCGCTCTGCCGGTCGAGCAGCAACGCGCCTACCTGTCCGGTCGCGACGATGCGACCGGCGTGGCGGCCACGATGTGGCGGTTGTTCCGGGTGCTGCCGATGGACGCACGCATGACGATTCTGCGTTCGCTCCGCTGA
- a CDS encoding ABC-F family ATP-binding cassette domain-containing protein, with amino-acid sequence MITATDLEVRAGVRTLLTAPGSGLRVQAGDRIGLVGRNGAGKTTTLRILAGEGEPYAGTVIRSGDIGYLPQDPKEGNLDVLAKERVLSARGLDEIMRSMEKQQALMAEAVDEKIRDRAVRKYGSLEERFATLGGYVAESEAASICHSLGLPDRVLGQPLHTLSGGQRRRVELARILFAASDGSGGKSDTTLLLDEPTNHLDADSITWLRGFLQNHDGGLIVISHDVDLLADVVNKVWFLDAVRGEADVYNMGWKKYLDARATDEQRRRRERANAEKKASALQKQAAKLGAKATKATAAQNMAKRAEKLLSDLDDVRVADKVAKIRFPTPAACGKTPLMAKELTKVYGSLEIFTGVDLAIDRGSRVVVLGLNGAGKTTLLRLLAGVEQPDLGELVPGHGLKIGYFAQEHDTIDDSATVWENIRHAAPDAGEQDLRGLLGAFMFTGPQLEQPAGTLSGGEKTRLALAGLVSSAANVLLLDEPTNNLDPVSREQVLDALRSYEGAVVLVTHDPGAAEALDPERVILLPDGTEDHWSQEYLELIQLA; translated from the coding sequence GTGATCACCGCTACCGACCTCGAAGTCCGCGCCGGCGTGCGGACGCTGCTCACCGCCCCCGGCTCGGGGCTGCGGGTGCAGGCCGGGGACCGGATCGGCCTCGTGGGGCGCAACGGTGCCGGCAAGACCACGACCCTGCGGATCCTCGCGGGTGAAGGCGAACCCTACGCCGGCACCGTGATCCGTTCCGGAGACATCGGGTACCTGCCGCAGGATCCCAAGGAGGGCAATCTCGACGTCCTCGCCAAGGAGCGCGTGCTCTCGGCGCGGGGTCTCGACGAGATCATGCGCAGCATGGAGAAGCAGCAGGCACTCATGGCGGAGGCCGTGGACGAGAAGATCCGCGACCGTGCCGTCCGTAAGTACGGTTCGCTCGAGGAACGTTTCGCGACGCTCGGCGGTTACGTCGCCGAATCCGAGGCCGCGAGCATCTGCCACAGCCTCGGTCTGCCCGACCGGGTCCTCGGCCAGCCCCTCCACACGTTGTCGGGTGGTCAGCGCCGTCGTGTCGAACTCGCCCGCATCCTGTTCGCGGCCTCGGACGGTTCCGGTGGGAAGTCCGACACCACGCTGCTGCTCGACGAGCCGACCAACCACCTCGACGCCGACTCGATCACCTGGCTGCGCGGTTTCCTGCAGAACCACGACGGTGGGCTCATCGTCATCAGTCACGACGTCGACCTGCTGGCCGATGTGGTGAACAAGGTGTGGTTCCTCGACGCGGTGCGCGGCGAGGCCGACGTCTACAACATGGGCTGGAAGAAGTACCTCGACGCGCGCGCCACCGACGAGCAGCGTCGTCGCCGCGAGCGCGCGAACGCCGAGAAGAAGGCGTCGGCTCTGCAGAAGCAGGCCGCGAAGCTCGGAGCGAAGGCCACCAAGGCCACGGCCGCCCAGAACATGGCCAAGCGCGCCGAGAAGCTGCTCTCCGACCTCGACGACGTGCGCGTCGCCGACAAGGTGGCCAAGATCCGGTTCCCCACGCCGGCCGCCTGCGGCAAGACCCCGCTGATGGCCAAGGAGTTGACCAAGGTCTACGGCTCCCTGGAGATCTTCACCGGCGTCGACCTCGCGATCGACCGGGGCAGCCGGGTCGTCGTCCTCGGACTCAACGGTGCCGGCAAGACGACGCTGCTGCGACTGCTCGCGGGTGTGGAGCAGCCTGATCTCGGCGAGCTCGTGCCCGGTCACGGTCTGAAGATCGGTTACTTCGCGCAGGAGCACGACACCATCGACGACTCGGCGACGGTGTGGGAGAACATCCGGCACGCCGCTCCGGACGCCGGCGAACAGGACCTGCGAGGCCTGCTCGGCGCGTTCATGTTCACCGGTCCGCAGCTCGAGCAGCCGGCGGGAACGCTCTCCGGTGGTGAGAAGACGCGACTCGCCCTGGCGGGACTCGTGTCGTCCGCGGCGAACGTGCTGCTCCTCGACGAACCGACCAACAACCTCGATCCCGTCTCGCGCGAGCAGGTGCTCGATGCGCTGCGCAGCTACGAGGGTGCCGTCGTTCTGGTCACCCACGATCCGGGTGCGGCCGAGGCCCTCGACCCGGAACGGGTGATTCTGCTTCCCGACGGAACCGAGGACCACTGGTCCCAGGAATACCTCGAGCTCATCCAGCTCGCCTGA
- a CDS encoding helix-turn-helix domain-containing protein codes for MARNSGGGETTYAKGARVTGESRDRLQEDLKRRYEEGASIRRLAQETGRSYGFVHNVLVESQVRLRGRGGPNRRRAAASDEKA; via the coding sequence ATGGCGCGAAATTCCGGTGGTGGAGAGACGACCTACGCGAAGGGAGCCCGAGTTACAGGCGAATCGCGGGACCGCTTGCAGGAGGATCTGAAGCGCCGCTACGAGGAAGGCGCGAGCATTCGGAGGCTCGCGCAGGAAACCGGTCGATCCTACGGTTTCGTGCACAACGTTCTCGTGGAGTCGCAGGTGCGGCTGCGGGGCCGCGGCGGCCCGAACCGTCGTCGGGCGGCAGCGAGCGACGAGAAGGCGTGA